A single Perca flavescens isolate YP-PL-M2 chromosome 2, PFLA_1.0, whole genome shotgun sequence DNA region contains:
- the LOC114562405 gene encoding nucleoredoxin-like protein 1, whose product MVDLFLDRVLVENNWDQDELNTEREIIGIIENRILMLFFASAECVKCQDFLPVLNDFFKRLKDPAYIEYPKLLALIFISLDQSEAQQERVLKELHKKVLFLAFEDPYRTELQAKFKVKDVPTVVVIRPDGSILSPNAVQDICRFGCDCFRNWQESAELIERSFMLNEEFENLNMRSATDPVRRLKYKTEDDKRKKRWWNSLGKGKDESQEEEEKDGTRNRKRKEGDKVTGRRR is encoded by the exons ATGGTGGACCTGTTCCTAGACCGAGTTCTGGTGGAGAACAACTGGGACCAGGATGAACTCAACACGGAGAGAGAGATCATTGGGATTATCGAAAACCGCATCCTGATGCTGTTCTTTGCATCGGCGGAGTGCGTCAAGTGCCAGGACTTCCTGCCTGTTCtgaatgacttttttaagagACTGAAAGATCCAGCGTACATTGAATACCCCAAACTGCTCGCACTCATCTTTATCAG CTTGGACCAATCGGAGGCACAGCAGGAGAGAGTCCTCAAAGAGCTGCAcaaaaaggttttgtttttggcCTTTGAGGATCCATACAGGAC AGAACTGCAAGCCAAGTTTAAGGTGAAGGATGTACCAACAGTTGTGGTCATTCGTCCTGATGGCTCCATCCTCTCTCCAAATGCTGTGCAGGACATCTGTCGTTTTGGTTGTGACTGTTTCCGTAACTGGCAGGAATCAGCAGAGCTCATTGAGAGGAGCTTCATGCTCAATGAGGAGTTTGAAAACCTAAATATGCGTAGTGCCACTGACCCCGTGAGGAGACTCAAGTACAAGACAGAGGACGacaagaggaaaaagagatggTGGAATTCATTGGGAAAGGGCAAAGACGAAAgtcaagaggaggaggagaaagatggaACGCGCaatagaaagagaaaagagggagaTAAAGTAACTGGGAGGAgaagatga